A segment of the Phoenix dactylifera cultivar Barhee BC4 chromosome 15, palm_55x_up_171113_PBpolish2nd_filt_p, whole genome shotgun sequence genome:
TTCAGCATAAGAAGGGAAAATTACAATGAAAAGTTACAATTAAATTAAGAAAGACTAGATCATTACCGTTGGTAACCCGCACTGCCAACCCAAAGTCAGCAAGCTTCATCCCTCCTGATGTCGTGAAAAGAATGTTCTCTGGCTTGATGTCTCGGTGTACAACTCCCATCTCATGACAATACTTGATGACCAAAACCAGTTCTTTCAGCATATTAGCAGCCATCTGCTCCGAGTAACGCCCCACCCTGGCCATCTGATCCAAAAGCCGACCCCCTGAGCACAGCTCCATCACCAGATGGAAGCAGTCCGAGTCCTCAAAAACAGCCTTCAGGTTCACGACATTCGGGTGCCCCGAGAGGTGCTGCATGATCTCCACCTCCCGGTGCACCGTCTCCTCCCCGTTCTTCCGCAGCGTCTTGCAGGCAAACACCTCGCCGCTGGCCTTGCTCCGGCACACCCTCACCGACCCAAACTTCCCCTGCCCGATCTCCCCGCCAAGCACATACTCCCGCTCCAGCTTCTTCTTCCGGCGAATCTGAGTAGCCGACTCAATGCAACCCAGCTTTCTTTTGTGGCCTCGCCCGGGCGTATCCGGCGACGACCTCCCGGATGGCGGCGCCGTCATCACGACCacggcgccgccgccgccgccgccattgCAAGATCCCATCTTTTCCGGCCGAACCTTCAGCTCCCTGCACTTCTTGCTCCGGCGACCATGATCGCCGCCATCGGACGGGTGCGATCCAACAGTAGGCGAAGATTtgatccccttcctcttcctcctgaaCGACTCCATCCCCGTTCAAAGAAACCTACTCCTACGATCCTATCTACAGTTCTATACCAACGAGATCCGAGGGGTTATATGAATCAAACCGGTTCTTGATAAGGGCGAGCTCGCAGGATCGGACCCAGAGGCCGCTTGTTCTCTTTCTTCCGGCGCATCGGAGCCGGAAATCGACGTGCTCCGGCAAGGGAATAAGGGACGCCGCCTCCCGTCAGAGAATATCGACGGCGGAGCCGGCTACGGAGATCGGAGAGAGGGGAATCCCTAGAATCTCAACGGAGGGGAAGAAGGGAGCGGTGGCAACGCTCGGGAGACGGAGTCGGTGAGCTTACCGTCATCTGGTGGAGTGAGACCCCGCAGGCTGAGAGGAGCGCGAGAGGTGCAACGAGCAAGAAAGAACCGACACCCGCCGGCCGGCTTTCCGTTGGTCTCTTCGGCGTAGGACCCACGCAAC
Coding sequences within it:
- the LOC103723175 gene encoding serine/threonine-protein kinase PEPKR2-like isoform X2, which translates into the protein MESFRRKRKGIKSSPTVGSHPSDGGDHGRRSKKCRELKVRPEKMGSCNGGGGGGAVVVMTAPPSGRSSPDTPGRGHKRKLGCIESATQIRRKKKLEREYVLGGEIGQGKFGSVRVCRSKASGEVFACKTLRKNGEETVHREVEIMQHLSGHPNVVNLKAVFEDSDCFHLVMELCSGGRLLDQMARVGRYSEQMAANMLKELVLVIKYCHEMGVVHRDIKPENILFTTSGGMKLADFGLAVRVTNGQRLSGLAGSPAYVAPEVLSGHYSEKVDIWGAGVLLHALLVGVLPFQGDSLEAVFEAIKTVELDFHSGMWELISEHARDLISWMLTRDVSRRMAADDVLRHPWIIFHTECPAKALPIAFRVANKSRVPRVQLEKTWAANCSSSLGSSSRESEEQDDCGFVDALAAAISRVRISEPKRSRLCGPASPVQQECSSNMKANLCTAF